The Tubulanus polymorphus chromosome 1, tnTubPoly1.2, whole genome shotgun sequence genome contains a region encoding:
- the LOC141914878 gene encoding krev interaction trapped protein 1-like, with translation MDALLAVIRPKLRLSQNHDFRPRNFDIMLLASDKGKPVRQIPRISMPYNEDPPEYILKAVYQMTGADKGGLKGRRVLYVPPVRNEPASEHGSSRESYTKGALFCIPIDAREKLNPAFVDNVPRNPRFSSLDAILDSHNNPMVYSKQTKYMLRRLENWLRDKHAIAGFMEALFRMAADFRVRTVVTNPAYISPPPTSVKTGSQLDVTDIQAEEMRQTANGALAKMMAFEKCDIVVINPLFGSGLPYKNKVDSFAINDYWLMGKPDYRKIKAPENSIDKASLSDSWIEEYPLHKCAYQGDITGVRELLRKGYSVAQKDRDSWTPIHYAAWHGHLETVKILLREGECSPNIANDSNSTPLHFAALCGHCKVVEELLNHRDIDAKVKDKEGKMAVDLCEHVPKPDWQSCAKMIQKAMESPAPKVQVHLMDGTFRMLSLTSGANTTVQELHQQMIRELDIADQSGQLFTIWICSKYLQLQLKYEHKPVQHLNDWKRKIVRMLTDFDPQKEDPKLFWKRDARLSIIEERKVRSSVAIHLLFHEAYQNYIKSLYPCADEDAIILGALLLQLNQGDYDQKKAKAFFSNDKNLQTLIPVGKLKTRGMNWTSKLPARYKQVSLHIKDKTVEDLKFRFLTLCWNLTVYGSAFFTGYVNMKSSKSPVAVYIGVNDIGIHIIHGHNKMMLQSFNYTDIDWICDNEWATLQIRLKNAPRTGVSIRTKQAGLIYHLMSKLAQLHGATDMKQLGAT, from the exons ATGGATGCGTTATTGGCTGTCATTCGTCCGAAATTAAGGCTGTCACAAAATCACGATTTCCGTCCGAGAAACTTCGACATTATGCTTCTGGCGTCGGATAAAGGTAAACCGGTGCGTCAGATACCGAGGATTTCTATGCCGTACAATGAGGATCCACCTGAATATATCTTGAAGGCGGTTTATCAAATGACAGGAGCAGATAAAGGAGGGCTTAAAG gTCGACGCGTGCTATATGTGCCACCAGTTAGAAATGAACCAGCTTCCGAACACGGCAGCTCAAGGGAGTCGTACACTAAGGGAGCGTTGTTCTGTATACCGATTGATGCCAGAG AGAAATTGAATCCAGCGTTCGTTGATAACGTGCCTAGAAATCCACGTTTCTCAAGTTTGGACGCGATTCTCGATTCGCACAATAACCCTATGGTCTACTCGAAACAGACCAAGTATATGTTGAGGAGACTAGAAAA TTGGTTGAGAGACAAACACGCTATTGCCGGATTTATGGAAGCTCTGTTTCGAATGGCGGCTGATTTCCGCGTGAGAACCGTCGTAACCAATCCCGCCTATATATCCCCTCCACCTACGTCCGTGAAAACTGGCAGCCAGTTAGATGTCACCGACATCCAGGCGGAAGAAATGCGTCAGACGGCTAACGGGGCGCTAGCGAAAATGATGGCCTTCGAAAAGTGCGATATCGTCGTGATTAATCCGTTGTTCGGATCTGGATTACCGTATAAAAATAAG gTCGATTCATTTGCGATTAACGACTACTGGCTAATGGGAAAACCGGACTATAGGAAAATCAAAGCTCCCGAAAACTCCATTGATAAGGCATCTTTAAG CGATAGTTGGATTGAAGAATATCCACTGCATAAATGTGCATATCAAGGTGACATAACTGGTGTTCGCGAGTTGCTACGTAAAGGGTATTCAGTTGCGCAGAAAGATCGAGATTCATGGACTCCCATACATTACGCTGCTTG GCATGGACATTTagaaactgtcaaaatcctACTCAGGGAAGGAGAGTGTTCTCCGAACATAGCTAATGATAGCAATTCGACGCCTTTACATTTTGCGGCGTTGTGTGGACATTGCAAAGTAGTCGAGGAATTATTAAACCATCGGGACATTGATGCA AAAGTCAAAGATAAAGAGGGAAAAATGGCTGTCGATTTATGCGAGCATGTCCCTAAACCCGATTGGCAAAGTTGTGCAAAAATGATCCAGAAAGCTATGGAGAGTCCA GCTCCGAAAGTACAAGTGCATTTAATGGATGGTACATTTAGGATGTTAAGTCTAACATCTGGTGCTAATACTACTGTTCAGGAATTACATCAACAAATGATCAGA GAATTAGATATAGCTGACCAGAGTGGCCAGCTATTCACTATTTGGATATGTTCTAAGTATTTAC AATTACAGTTGAAGTATGAACACAAACCAGTACAGCATTTGAATGACTGGAAACGTAAGATAGTTCGCATGTTGACTGATTTCGATCCGCAAAAAGAGGATCCGAAGTTATTTTGGAAGCGAGATGCACGGTTAAGCATCATTGAAGAAAGAAAG GTTCGCAGTTCCGTGGCTATTCATCTACTTTTCCACGAAGCTTATCAGAATTACATCAAATCTCTTTATCCATGTGCTGATGAAGATGCCATCATACTCGGTGCTTTACTGTTACAACTGAATCAAGGAGATTATGATCAAAAGAAAGCAAAGGCATTCTTTTCCAA CGATAAGAATCTGCAGACTTTGATTCCGGTTGGGAAGTTGAAGACCCGCGGTATGAACTGGACCAGTAAATTACCGGCGCGGTACAAACAGGTTTCTCTTCACATCAAAGATAAAACTgtcgaagatttgaaattcagATTTCTGACGCTATGTTGGAATCTGACTGTGTACGGGTCGGCCTTCTTCACTGGATATGTCAACATGAAg TCATCAAAGAGTCCAGTGGCTGTGTACATTGGTGTTAACGATATAGGAATTCATATCATACATGGTCATAATAAG ATGATGCTGCAAAGTTTCAATTACACCGATATAGACTGGATCTGTGATAACGAATGGGCGACGTTGCAAATACGTTTAAAAAACGCTCCTCGAACCGGTGTTTCTATACGGACTAAACAGGCGGGATTAATCTATCATCTTATGAGTAAACTAGCTCAATTACACGGTGCTACTGACATGAAACAACTCGGTGCAAcgtga
- the LOC141915315 gene encoding protein CNPPD1-like — translation MSLLSLIGAEGADIYSFEDYKNGPEHRRLSERLRKTLYYGKSPTTDRPSYPMTQIAVEFFQGAAPKQFGLIDESFASFASRRSCMSPCSLMLAMLYIKRLKHRNPEYLQQVSSSDLFLISAMMASKYLYDEGADEEVFNDEWAESANLDIDELGQLERGFLSAIDWRLFVQPFEFQNLLKILEKRIAMNKGLERGWFSYTDLAVLTEDLNWVKLCYELCHEIWKVMVTCSMAYVASVITILGSTAFVLSMRNILTLTITQTNVAVPPVLSNRDLRRSDPGPSVLNDDSVADDFLDGDVSVSNINFHPWLRNFETASAYGDRKVVCACQKQSRDSRISTDYGSRLIGDNRLKACDTNVVSKRSNNSTTNAMTIGERTAPAFQDCALTGNSMGIIKSSCRLSMESTRQTMLHLSAIPIG, via the exons ATGTCATTACTTTCTCTAATCGGTGCCGAGGGCGCCGATATATATTCGTTCGAAGATTACAAG AATGGACCGGAGCATCGTAGATTATCGGAAAGGTTACGAAAAACCCTTTACTACGGAAAATCTCCGACGACCGACCGCCCTTCGTATCCAATGACAC AAATCGCGGTTGAATTTTTCCAAGGAGCTGCTCCGAAACAGTTTGGACTCATCGATGAGTCCTTCGCTTCGTTCGCTTCGAGACGATCGTGTATGTCGCCGTGTTCGCTGATGTTAGCGATGTTGTATATAAAACGTCTGAAACATAGAAACCCGGAATACCTACAACAAGTATCGTCGTCGGATTTATTCCTGATTTCAGCG ATGATGGCTTCAAAGTATCTGTACGATGAAGGAGCAGATGAAGAGGTCTTCAACGATGAATGGGCTGAATCCGCGAATCTAGATATCGATGAACTCGGCCAACTCGAACGCGGTTTCCTTTCAGCAATT GATTGGCGATTGTTCGTGCAACCATTTGAATTTCAGAATCTCCTCAAAATATTGGAAAAACG GATTGCTATGAATAAAGGCTTAGAACGCGGCTGGTTTTCGTATACAGATTTAGCAGTATTAACGGAAGACTTGAATTGGGTGAAACTATGCTATGAGTTGTGTCACGAAATATGGAAg GTTATGGTAACTTGCTCAATGGCGTATGTAGCTAGTGTGATAACAATTCTCGGTTCGACTGCATTTGTTCTTTCGATGCGAAATATTCTGACACTGACCATTACTCAAACGAACGTCGCCGTACCGCCGGTTCTTTCGAATAGAGATCTCCGACGCTCTGATCCGGGACCGAGCGTTTTGAACGACGATTCGGTCGCCGACGACTTCCTAGACGGCGACGTTTCCGTAAGCAATATTAATTTCCATCCGTGGCTGAGAAATTTCGAAACGGCGTCGGCGTACGGCGATCGAAAAGTCGTTTGCGCGTGTCAGAAACAATCGCGAGACTCTCGAATATCCACGGACTACGGAAGCCGTTTAATCGGCGACAATCGGCTTAAAGCGTGCGATACGAACGTCGTGTCGAAACGAAGCAATAACAGTACGACTAACGCGATGACGATAGGAGAACGGACCGCGCCTGCATTTCAAGATTGCGCGTTGACTGGAAATTCGATGGGgattatcaaatctagttgTCGTTTGTCGATGGAATCAACTCGTCAAACTATGCTGCATTTATCGGCTATTCCTATCGGTTGA